The window CGAGAGATTCACCGCCCGATAGTACTCCTCCATCCCGCGTGCTATCAGGTGGTAAATCTTCTCCCGTGCTTCCTCACTCCTGAAAACAACGAAAAGCCAGTTCTCGAGGCTGCTGGCGGTAGGTGCCCTCACTGCCGCTTCAATGAGCGCCTTGATGGCATCCTCCGGAACATCCCTCTCCTCAAAATACCTCACAGAAGTCCTCTTGAGTATTGCCTCGCCGAGCTCCACAGTATCACCCAGTGAAACGTTAGTGGGAAGGTTAATCAGTCTTTCCAAAACCAAAGGTTTAAGAGAGCCCTTGAGTAATTCCCCCAAGGTGAAAGCATGTACGGATGGAGAGGCAGGCTTGGTCTTATCGTTCCCTCTTCGAACACCACGATGGAGATGGAGCTTCACTCGGCCATCCCCGAGGGGGTCTCACTGCACACCGCGAGGGTTCCGCTCAGGAACGTCACGGAGGAAGAGCTCATCAAGATGAACGCTTTAGCGGTGGAGAGCGCCAAGCTCCTCCGCGATGCAGGGGTTGAGCTGATTCTTTACGGATGCACGAGCGGTTCATTCATCGGCGGCAAGGACTTCGAGAAGGAACTCGAGGCAAAGATAGAGAACGAAGTAAACGTCCCGGTGGTGAGCACGAGCACGGCCGTCGTTGAGGCCCTGAAGATGCTCGACGCCCAGTCGATACTCGTGATAACTCCTTACACCGACGAGATAAACGAACGCGAGAAGGAGTTCCTCGAGGCCAACGACTTCGAGGTTCTCGACATCAGGGGTCTTGGCATAGAGGACAACACCAAGATAGGGAAGCTCGAACCCTACGAGGCCTACCGCTTAGCTAAGGCCACCTTCGTGGACGAGGCTGATGCAATCTTCATAAGCTGCACCAACTTGAGGACGTTCGAGATCATCGAGCCTCTGGAGGAAGACCTTGGTGTCCCAGTAATCACCAGCAACCAGGCTTCTCTCTGGCTGGCACTCAGAGAAATGGATGTCATGGAGAAGATTCCCTGGCTTGGAAGACTCCTAACACAGTTCTGATCTTATCACCATTCAACATTTTTGTGTCCATTCAGTTTCCGAAACCCTTTTAAGAATACGTCCACATTTTCCAAACGTTAGTCACTGAGGGTGATACATATGGAGCTCCTCCACAAGGCTAGGGAACTTTCGATATACACCGCGTACAACACGAACGTCGACGCGATAGTCTTTCTCAAAGGAGAGACAGTCCAGAAACTGATAGACGAATTCGGTGCAACAGCCGTGAGGAGAAGGATGGAGGAGTACCCAAGGGAGATAAACGAGCCCATAGACTTCGTTGCAAGACTTGTTCATGCGCTTAAAACTGGCAAGCCGATGGCTGTGCCTTTGGTTAATGAAGAGCTCCACGAGTGGTTTGATTCCCACTTCAAATATGACGTCGAGAGAATGGGGGGTCAGGCGGGCATAATAGCGAACCTTCTGGCGAACCTCGACTTCAGACGTGTTATAGTTTACACCCCTCACCTGGCCAAAAAGCAGGCCAGAATGTTTGTTGATAAACCAAATCTCTTTTATCCTATTGTTGAGGACAGAAAGCTGACCTTCAAGCACCCGCGCGAGGCCTACCGCGAAGGCGACCCGATAAAGGTCAACAGGATATTCGAGTTCCGCGCGGGGACGACCTTCAAGCTCGGAAGCGAAACGATAACGGTTCCTTTCTCGGGCAGGTTTATCGTTTCGGCCAGATTCGAAAGCATAAAGATCCATACTAAGTCCGAGCTGAGACCTTTTCTCCCCGAAATAGGGGGCGAGGTTGATGGGGCGATCCTTTCGGGATACCAGGGGATAAAGCTCCGCTATTCCGACGGGAAGGATGCAAACTACTACCTCAAGAAGGCCAAAGAGGATATTATACTCCTTAAGAGGAAGAAGGACATCAAGGTCCACCTGGAGTTTGCCTCAATCCAGAACCGCGAGCTGAGGAAGAAAGTCATCTACAACCTCTTCCCACTCGTCGACAGCGTAGGCATGGACGAGTCAGAGATAGCCCACATCCTGAACGCTCTGGGATACTCAAAACTCTCGGACAGGATATTCACCTACAACCGCATCGAGGACACCGTTTTGGGAGGAAAGATACTCATTGACGAGATGAACCTCGAGGTTCTCCAGATTCATACGATCTATTACATCATGTACGTTACCCATGCTGACAATCCCTTGAGCGAGGAGGAGCTCATGCAGAGTCTCGAGCTGGCCACGACTTTAGCGGCAACGAGGGCTTCTCTGGGGGACATCAAATCGCCCGAGGACTTCAAGGTTGGCCTCAAAGTTCCCTACAACGAGCGCGGTGAATACGTCAAGCTCCGCTTCGAAGAGGCCAAGAGGAAGCTGAGAACTAGGGAGTACAAGGTCGTTATAATCCCGACAAGGCTAGTCAAGAACCCGGTTTCAACGGTTGGCCTCGGAGACACGATTTCAGCTGGAGCCTTCACGAGCTACCTTGCCCTGCTGAAAGAGAAAGGAGAACTCTGATTATTTCTCAATTAATCCCTCTATCAACCTCGCCTTCTCCTGTGCCTTCCTGAGATGCTCCACTGTGACTTTCGTGTAAATCTGAGTTGTTGACAGGTTCGAGTGACCGAGCAGTTCCTGAATAGCCCTTATATCAACGCCGTTTTCGAGCATGTGGGTGGCAAAGCTGTGGCGGAGCATA of the Thermococcus onnurineus NA1 genome contains:
- a CDS encoding maleate cis-trans isomerase family protein, with amino-acid sequence MYGWRGRLGLIVPSSNTTMEMELHSAIPEGVSLHTARVPLRNVTEEELIKMNALAVESAKLLRDAGVELILYGCTSGSFIGGKDFEKELEAKIENEVNVPVVSTSTAVVEALKMLDAQSILVITPYTDEINEREKEFLEANDFEVLDIRGLGIEDNTKIGKLEPYEAYRLAKATFVDEADAIFISCTNLRTFEIIEPLEEDLGVPVITSNQASLWLALREMDVMEKIPWLGRLLTQF
- the pfkC gene encoding ADP-specific phosphofructokinase gives rise to the protein MELLHKARELSIYTAYNTNVDAIVFLKGETVQKLIDEFGATAVRRRMEEYPREINEPIDFVARLVHALKTGKPMAVPLVNEELHEWFDSHFKYDVERMGGQAGIIANLLANLDFRRVIVYTPHLAKKQARMFVDKPNLFYPIVEDRKLTFKHPREAYREGDPIKVNRIFEFRAGTTFKLGSETITVPFSGRFIVSARFESIKIHTKSELRPFLPEIGGEVDGAILSGYQGIKLRYSDGKDANYYLKKAKEDIILLKRKKDIKVHLEFASIQNRELRKKVIYNLFPLVDSVGMDESEIAHILNALGYSKLSDRIFTYNRIEDTVLGGKILIDEMNLEVLQIHTIYYIMYVTHADNPLSEEELMQSLELATTLAATRASLGDIKSPEDFKVGLKVPYNERGEYVKLRFEEAKRKLRTREYKVVIIPTRLVKNPVSTVGLGDTISAGAFTSYLALLKEKGEL